aatTATGCTtgctatgttttatatataagatattgtttatattgtttgctTCAATGATTTGTACATGTGTTTCGTTGATGTAatcttcatatttttttaatattatacttttatatatttatatatgcggTGCAAAGGCGCTGCTGCGTTGGAGCTTTGTAATTATAAAAACGGGACTTTGTTCAAACTTGATTAAGGCTTGGATGAAGAGCGCGAGCAATTTCAACTCTTATTGTCAGTAAATATGCGGTATCACAGTCATAaaagatagggggggggggttctgtcgGGCTTATCTCCGGAGGCCGCCGCAGCACAGTTGTGTGTGCACAGCAGTTTTGCTCGTGTATCAAGATGGTGCCATAAAGTCgccttttcttttattattgatACCATCAAGCGATCGTTTATGGGAAGCATAAACAttaaattcaaattaaatgtttgattttgtttcctTCAGGCAGCTTACACACTGGTTCCCAAAGCGCTTCATCGCATGCTGGAGAATCTGATCAAGGCCAGCAACTCCTCGCTGTTCCAGCGCCGCACAGTCAACGAATTGCTTTGGGGCTACATGGACCCCATGTTGAAGGAGAAGCTGGGCCTATTTTACCCTGTGAGTAAACACATGCAGCACATATGGAATCTACCCGGTAACACACACTCGTTATTAATATATTGAATCCATTCCCTAGTACAACGGTACATTTGACGGCATCTACAACATCTACACTGGAAAGGACGACATCGCCAAAGTGggaatgattgacaggtggcgaggagagaggtgagcggAGGAGATCTGGAGTCTTGATCTTTTTCAATCAGGCGCTACATTTTGACGAGTTTATaagaacatttaataaaaatagttattttagGCTGTTTAATTAAAATCATTTGAATCGCATTGTACAGATTCGGAagtgatttttgttttgtttgaactGTAAACTTTACTTAAGGTATATGCTATTATATTACTTGTgctatttttgtagtttgactttcttgaagaaatgttactttcttgattcttgttgttctgagtttgtactcatggttgaattcacttattcgAAGTCACTTTGCATAAAAGCGTCTGattaatgacatgtgatgtaatgtacaATTTGATTTTGTTCAACAGGAGTCTTCATTTCTGGGACGACAAGTACTGTGACATGATCAACGGGACAGGTGTGgctcatatatagatatataaacacATCTATATACACTTATAACCTCCTGCAGCCCCTCAATGCAGACGAGTAACATCTCTGACCTCATTCCTTCCCTCCTCGCTTTCTCAGATGCTACTTCCTTCCCCCCCTTTGTGGACAAGAAGAAGCCGCTCTTTTTCTTCTCACCAGACATCTGCAGGTGAGGGCGAGTTTCTTTTTCTCGTGGGATGCCCCATCATGCAGTCTGACAGCTTTGCTCGCATGACGTCGGGCAGTGAGTGTCATTGATGGGAGATTTAAAACATCTTAATTTGCAACCGTTTGGTCTTTCCCCTcagtcaccactagaggtcagacCTTTCCAATACCAAAAACCACTGTAGGCTGACTTAAGTGGCACAATGGATTACTGGTGTCCATGGTGTTCAGTGTGTGGGAGACTTTTGATCTGATCTCCTTGTTTTTCTGTCTTCAGGTCCGTGTCCGCGGGTTTTGAGGAGAGCTTGGATCTGAAAGGGATCGAAGTGTATCGCTACACCCTCCAGGAAGACACCCTGGCCTCCCCTACGGTCAACCCGGCAAACCAATGTTTCTGCAGAGACCCAAAGACCACCAGGAACTGCAGTCTGGCCGGAGTCCTGGACATCAGCTCCTGTCAAGATGGTCAGTTTGCATTTCGTTTTGTTGGAGCTCAAACATCATGACGCCGCGTGAgaaccttcttcttctcctgtttTGGTcgttctgctcagcagcttgGTATTTCTGAATTGTCTGAACAGGAAGACCCATCTTTATCTCTCTGCCCCACTTCCTCTATGGCAGTCCGTACCTACGAGATGGGGTGAAGGGCCTCAATCCCATTAAAGAGGACCATTACACCTTCCTGGACGTGGAACCTGTAAGGGCATTTGATCTCTTGGGACTTTTTAGTGGCAGAAACTCTGATGCtgatgattatttttatttttgttggcaTTTTTTCTTCTAGACAACCGGCTTCACCTTGAGGTTTGCCAAGAGGATTCAAGTGAATATGATGTATGGACCATCAGATGTCATCACGTGAGTCCCGCTTcaccttttttaaaggaaaggtTTGTGGGGAATACGTCTATTCTCTTCACGCTCTCGGACGAGAAGATTGAGACGCCGCTCATGTCTGTGTGGTAAATGCGGAGCTACAGCCACAAGctagttagcgtagcttagcgtaAAGCCTGAGAGCAAGGGGGAAACTGCAAACCTGTCTCTGTTCAGGTGACTAAACATGTCAACCAGTTCATGTAAAGCTAATTAACACGCTATATACAGTTTTCAGAGTTCATACGAAAAAAGTTGCCATTGTACGGACTGCTAAGCTAACTGCTAAGCTAACGTGCTGTTAGCCATGGCTTCATAGGTCTTAAAAGTGTGGGTTTCACTCAAGGGAGACGCCACAGCAGACgctccgtaaaaaaaaaaagaataccaGAGAGCGGTAATTTgttcaaaatgtcaaactatccCTTGAAGAAAGTTTGCATTtcatctatttctctctctctctctcgctcctcttcttctttcttctgacATCTGAGATGAAGGCAGAAAGTTCACATCTTCCCGCCCTGAATACCAATGAACTCTTTCCCTGCAGGGTGCTGAAGAAAGTCAAGGATTACACCATATTCCCTCTTGTTTGGATGAACGAGGTAagataacaaaaaaagaaagaaagaagcggAGCCCTGCAGTCATGTAGTCTGATGGGTTTCGAGATGCATTACAATCACtcactctcttttctttctccgtaCCAGACGGCTTCGCTGGACGACCCAACGGCGGACAGGATTAAGGAGGAGCTGCTGTCCCGTATCCAGATGTTGGAGGTGGTCTGGAGAGCCATGCTGGGCTCAGGTGTGTCCATCCTCGCCCTGTGTTCCATCGTCTTGTGCGTGGCAGCGGGGTGTCGAAACATGCTCCTGTGAATGGACGATGCGGCGGCGTCGTCTGTGAGCTTCAGAGCACGGTGCAATTCAAGCTGCTGCGGGGCATCGAACCTTCTGATATACGGTtgcacttttttggggggggggagaaggaaaTTTCAgtgttatttttaaaatcctACTCCCTTTGACTGCCAGGGGGAGGAATACTGTGATTTAGTAAAGCTCAAGAGCTTTCGCTGCATATTATTTCAATTGCAAAACACTGTAACATGAACTCAATCAGGGATCTGTGGACGGAGAATCCTCTAAACTGTCCGCTTGGTAAACTGCACAGAGGAGAGATGGGTTGGTTCGACGTCCTATGAAAAGAAACGTACATAAAAATCTAATCTTGCGCAAATGTTTGTGTTCTTTGCTGAACCGGTGTCTTCGAAATGAATAAAAGCTGAAAGGGAGTTGTTTTTCTCATTGGGTGTCTTATTCCTAATATTGGATTGTTCCAAAACAAGTCTGTAGTCAATTGGTGGAACTACAGCAGAGGAGGAAACAAAACCTCTGCATTGTGCACGCTGCAGCAAAATCGCTCGCTTTCCTTTTTTCAAATCAAAAAGAGTAATAAAGTGGGCTGCGGGATGATTATTACGGGGATTTTGAATGGTACTTGGCTTTTAATGGTGAGGAAGCAGTATTTCAGCCCAGCAGGAGGCCTCTGTTTGGTTTTAGGGTTAGTTCTCCCCCCCCCGCTGACTCCCGGGCCACTTTGATTCTGCTGTTCGGTCTAAATCTCACATGTCACACGTATACCAGAGGGTTTGAATCGGGATTCAAACTGACAACCCTTCCCTCAGTGCACAGATTTCTTTGAAATTTAAGACAGTTGTTGTTTGAACTTCAGTGTAATATCGAACCCATTCATTTTCTAGGTTAAATAAATATGCTCAGTCACTCTTTCAGAGCAAACCatctcttatatatatataa
This is a stretch of genomic DNA from Pseudoliparis swirei isolate HS2019 ecotype Mariana Trench chromosome 10, NWPU_hadal_v1, whole genome shotgun sequence. It encodes these proteins:
- the cd36 gene encoding platelet glycoprotein 4 translates to MLRLDLKDQQVSQEAVIESGTTAYDNWVAAGPGVYRQFWFFDVQNAEEVLLNGSDPVVVEKGPYTYRTRYLAKENITFNFNDTVSFLLPAGAIFEPAMSVGPEEDKVTSLNLAVAAAYTLVPKALHRMLENLIKASNSSLFQRRTVNELLWGYMDPMLKEKLGLFYPYNGTFDGIYNIYTGKDDIAKVGMIDRWRGERSLHFWDDKYCDMINGTDATSFPPFVDKKKPLFFFSPDICRSVSAGFEESLDLKGIEVYRYTLQEDTLASPTVNPANQCFCRDPKTTRNCSLAGVLDISSCQDGRPIFISLPHFLYGSPYLRDGVKGLNPIKEDHYTFLDVEPTTGFTLRFAKRIQVNMMYGPSDVITVLKKVKDYTIFPLVWMNETASLDDPTADRIKEELLSRIQMLEVVWRAMLGSGVSILALCSIVLCVAAGCRNMLL